The DNA segment GCGGAAGAGGAGCGCATCCGCGAGCTGGAGCGGAGAGCCATCGAGAGCGAGTCGCAGCCGCGCTCCTCCGACCAGTTCGAGCGCGCGCTACTCGCCAACCCCGACTGCAGCCAGCTCTGGATCGCGTACATGGCCTTCCATTTACAGGTACCGTTACATCCTACATGATTTATTGAAGTTAGTGAAACTGATGATCTAATATTGCAATGGAATGGGTAGAAGGATGTTCAGGAGAATTAGGCACCTAACATTTTGTAATACCTTGGTGTAATGCAATGCCGTGCTTTACACAAAGTTTTGGGTACCATTGCTATTTTGTATGCACAGGCGTTGGCAAAGGCGAATATCTCTTATATAGTTATTCCTCCTTCGGCATTCGAATACATataattgtgatattatttgCAGGCGACAGAGATAGAAAAAGCGCGCGCGGTCGCAAAGAAGGCTCTCAACACGATCTCGTTCCGCGAGGAGCAGGAGAAACTCAACGTGTGGCTTGCACTCATCAACCTTGAGAACCGGTTCGGGACCAAGGTatgataaataacttttaaaaaaggtATTGCGGTATAGATATCAAATATAACCATTCGAGATTGTGTAAAATGTATGCAATATACATTACTGCCATTTGTCAGACGTTCGATTATCGATATCGAGTAATGTAATCGAAACATTTAATAAGTGACATATTCTTTTGGATTCTTAATCTAAAAATGagctcattttaataaaataaattgctttattcaccacgtaggcgaacatagttgcccTTATGACAAGTCGAGATAATACATATGAACCTGTGTTGTATTTACAAATCCCACTAGGAATCCCAACAAAAAACCCTAGAAGATGCGATCCAAATGAACGAACCGTACAAGATCCATTCCAAGCTCCTAGACATCTATGTTGAAACAAGCAAACACCAGGAGTTGTCCTCTCTCGTTGACCTCATGATGAGGAAGTACAAGAGGGAACCGAACGCGTTCGTGCTGTGTGGGCGGGCGTGCTACAAGCTCGGGCTGGTGGACAAGGCGCGGCATGTCATGCAGAAGGCTGTGGCCGTGCTGGAGAAGAAAGAACGTTAGTATAGTTCTTAAACTGGGGTATTAGGAAGTGGTAGTTGGTGATAAATAGTAATTTGATTGTTGCTAACTTGCAAGAAGAAGAGAAGgtatattgcaattatttttaaacaaatggaCGAAATAGCAAGCTACCCACGTTAATGAGTCAGTcgatagttataaaaaatacaagaaaatacaaaaagcaaaaaatgtACCCAAGGATTTGAATTATGAAACTCCGTGTTATTAAACTACGCACTCCatcctatcacattatgattAATGTCgactaatgatttattttttaaatatcgattaaataatcgatactgattttttttttaatacactgaatatttttttgttgaaccTTATTAAGGATATACTCAATGTTCCCCTCTATTCTCTTTGCAGACGTGTCAGTGCTAGTGCAGTTCGCCCTGCTGGAGCGGTCGCACGGAGCGCTGGAGCGCGCGGAGGCGCTGTTCGAGCAGGTGCTGGCGGTGTACCCGCAGCGCGTCGACGTCGCCTCCGCTTATCTTGACATGCTGGTCAGTGGTGCTGATGTTGAGCGGATCAGGTTcgtcgtttatttattttttatttttatataaaattgttgtaaGCGAACTCGATGTCGTATGTGGTAAAGAATGCTTTGGGCATACTTTACTAGTCAACTTAGGTTAGTACGAAGACAAAACTAGAGGGTGCGTCTGacgtcaaaatataattaagaaatattatttcgatGCGAATTGCTACTAATTTTACTGGACTCTACTGTGGCGGTGGCATCAGTACATATTTGTGGCATTATTACTACTGGCAATAATAAGGAGGAGTAATCACTTGAAAATAATTGGAATGTAGTTGTCACTTATATTGCGCTTATctcagatataaatatatacatttggaTATCCGATGTATGTTTGAagtgtcaaaattatttattttgaaattattctaACTCCATATTATGTATGGAAATAGaaaaattcattacaatattttttttcaggcaAGTATTAGAACGATTGACGTCACACAAGTTGCCAGCGCGAAAAATGAAAATTCTGTACAAGAAATGGGTAGAAATAGAAGAGAAGATTGGAGACGCGGATAAAGTGGAAAAAATACGACAGAACGCAATGGAATATGTAAAAAAAGCCAAGTTTTAGTTAATACTccattgtactttatttttaatataaacttattaaaatctcgttgttttatttgtatacaataGTGTTAAAAAGTGTAGTTATTTTACTATCTTGACCAAAACTGACAGTCAATTTGCACATTCATAAAGTTTAAGATTCACTTTTACGAATTGGacgaataattattttgacattcTTCCCTAtaggatttataaaaatatcttgaacTTCTGTTAGATACATCAATAatgagtaaataatatatacagaaAAAGAACTATAAATACTTGAACATATAAGTCTTAGTcgattttataatactattgctaattaaactatttgtgGGCATCGGTGGGGGCGGCGGCGGTGGAGGTCCAACACAACTTCCTGGTGTAGAACTTGCAACCTTACTAGCAATTACAGGGTTAGTATTGCTTGGCACACGAATTCCATAGATAGATACTGGAGCACAAATCTCGTAACCCAATTTAGCGTAGAAATTCTCTTGTCCCTTCGTtgataaatgtaacatttttaaatttaacacacTTCTACAGTATTCTTCTACGGAGCTCATTAGAAAGGTACCTAATTTTTTCCCGCGCATCGCCTTACTTATAACTACAGTCTCTATAAAACAACTTTCTGGTATGCTCGGGATAGGGGTAAGTTTACAATGACCTAATATATGTTTCTTATCGTTAACTAATATTAAACTCGTGGGTAAGTTGTCGCAGGACGCTTGCAGAGACATCATGCGCGCTGTTTCACTGCGGGGCCACTCATCGTTAATCAGTTCGCAACATGCTTTCAAATATTGTGGATTTGtgtgtaattttaatacttGTAGATTTTCATTTTCGTTTTCCATGGTAGAATCTAGAAAAAAACATGTCTTAAATAACGCGctagactatttttataaccGTTATTATTCGTTATAACCGCTATTGAAGTAAGAAGCTACTGAAATGTCAAATTGACAGCTGTCAACATCAAGGTATGAAAAAATTAGAGGTTAGAGTTTATAGAAATTTGCATATTTGTGACAAAAACAACTAGAATTATAAGTGTAAATAGAAGATAGAACTTACCAGGACTTCGGCGATCATAACTAAGCGTTAAAATAGCCTTAGAAAACGGTGAGTACGTAGACTGGTCATTTTTATTCAAGTGTAACCTAAGCGCTTAGGGGTTGACATGACACTAACCTATTATTAACTGCGTGACAGTTAGCCAAGTTGATATTCAAAGTAAgattaaaaaagataattatggACCTGGGTTAATTAATGCCCGTGCTTGAGTGCAAGCAAAACTAGGCTTGCAAATTATGTTAACTAAAGTTGtcatatatattaaaaagtgCATTTCAggagtgaaataaataataaaaggtcTTTCtacttacattattaaaatgtactttGACTTTTTGTACTGACATAGCGTACAGAGAAccatcattttaaaattcatcaAGTCTATGTTATCTTAAAAGTtcaatttagaaattttaaataaaataaattctataaaacaaacataatattttgcattatgAGTACCTGTTCagttttatcaataaatttcaatgagattattttttaattttccttttcAGACAATggcagatgatgatgatgacgtgCCAACTTTGTCAGCGGAGACATTTGCAGCACTCCAGGAGTTTTATGCTGAGCAGCAGAAAAGACAGGAGATCCTCACCAAACTGGAGGCTGATAACAAACTGAATGAGAATATATTGCTTGAAGAGAATTGGGTAAAgcaaaaaatactgtttaaaaaaatatttataatttttagatcatttattaatttgtatcaattttgagacttaaattattttagttcttTCTTTATTGCACCTTGCTGTAAGATAAATATCTTTTCTTCTAATATTTCACAGCAATTAAGCCAATTCTGGTACAATGAGGCGACAGTACATTCTCTGGTGAAGGTGGTGGACAAAGTGGTGTCAGATGGTGGGAGGGTGGCGTTGATCTCTTGCCCAACACTATTTGTGCCTGTGAAGAGGCAGATTGGTGATAGAGCTACTGGtatgttcattaaaaaaactttagtaTATAAGTCCTGGcacattaaaatatcttatgatttatgatatattatcactaaaaaacattacttacttaaggtggtagctcaaggtccattttcatacattttgtttcggctttaatctgggtaactaaacaagtattggcaagtaaagaatttaaattcacgtctagttagtgattagttctcgcagttgaaagaaaaatgtaaaaataattaataatcatggatatttctgcctttaaaatttcgtcatattaaattttaaaggccgaaatatccatgattattaattatttttcttcaactgcgagaactaatcactaactagacgtgaatttaaattctttacttgccaatacttgtttagttacccagattaaagccgaaacaaaatgtatgaaaatggaccttgagctaccaccttaaaaatTAGAAGCAtagaaaaattcaatttttatatttaataccagTATAACAGCATACTTTATTAACACCATCAACGTCATACAATAAACCAATTCTCCACTCTTTTCAGTGTCTCTTCTAGAATACGACAGAAGATTTGAGATCCATGCGCCAGACTTCATCTTCTATGATTACAACACGCCAGACAGACTGCCATCAGAAATGCACAACTCTTATGACCTGGTGATAGCAGATCCACCTTTTCTTTCCGAGGAGTGCATCACCAAGACGTCACAGACTATTAAATTGTTGTCCAAAGACAAGATAGTAATATGCACTGGTGCTGTTATGGAAGAACATGTCAAGAACCTACTAGGactaaaaaaatgtgattttgaACCTCGTCATAGAAATAATTTGGCAAATGAGTTTGTATGTTATGCTAATTTTGATCTGGATGAGGCACTCAGGTGATGGAAGTCTAATGTCTTACCTGCaagactttaaaaatatttatataaatctattatttacatggtcattttgatgttgcattagaaaaataaaactctgTACTTAtgttcttgaaaataaaacagaaataagtTACTCAAACCATAGACGATTCAAAAGTATCTATGGACAGGCGAAAGTATTGTTCGTGAATACGGGAAAGTTCGCCAGATTATATAGTGGCGGCTAGTGTTGTAACTTCGTGTTTTTCTACAAATActtgtgtaatgtgtattttaCTTGATTTGACAAATTATGTCATTTGGGCAGGCAACATCTTCATGTAAAATGaagtataaattatatgtcAGTTAAAATGATCATAAGCCAGAATGCATTAttctatcaaatattatttaaatattatctagaTACTTTTCTAAAGAATGTTTTTGGGAATTCTGCATAACTAATACAACCTTAGTATATGGTATAAAAAACgctgtttaattaatttgtccCGCTTCTTCTGACGTTTAAAGTCTTTCGCCATGAAAAGACAAAACATTCAATACCTATCACAGATGTATAGAATGCTTTTTAGGAGGTTAATGGATATGGTTGCCATTAAATTGCGCCATGGAAATTCATAATTGTAATGAATACATAAACATTTGATAAGTTGTTactaaaagatatttatttacctttatagAACAAGGCCATTGAATTCactttactatatttatatgggaaataaaacaattaatgtaAAACATTCCGCATTTTAATGTTCTCCTTAACAAAATTACTCTTTGTTACATACATTATGCtggttaacattttttttttctatttattattttaattctctCAATTGGaaaaatcattcaaatataCTCACATTTGCAACAGGTATAGTGGTGGCTTATTCTCAATAGAACTTGACAAggacatttgtatttatttcatattatactgGACTAAAAATATAGTGGAGTCCAAAACCATCAACACTTTGCTGCCATTAGAGGCAATGTCACTCGCAAATTCAACCATTTTATTCGACCATGAAGTAAAATGagaagcaaaaatataaattactttgaattttacatttttatagcttttatcAGTTTAAAACAGACTTTCGCGTCAATaattagacaaaatatttacttagctAATAAATTAGTAACTCAGTACTCAATTATTGACCCTACCCATTTTGCTTCGGAAAACATTTTGGTCTatttagaaacaaaaacaacgAGCGGTTTTGCGCTGcgttcattttcatttattatattactggtGTCTTACAAGTGTTCGAGAACAAGTCACCACTTTATAAATTCGTAATAATAGCTTAAATAAGCTGAATACCTTACAGTAgcaatatgaattttataaattattttaggttCAGACCTTCATGAAACACGACATTTTGATTTATACCAAAGAAGCGAAAAAAGAAACCTTTCGGAAAAAAACTTTTGTTCAGTCAATTTCGATAAAGACTGATCGAtagatttattgaaaaataagcGCATTGATGTTGAGATTTTTTTACGTACCCTGAATGTGGAAtggtaaatattaatacatagtCTTTACATTCCTAAATTACGTTTTTGATATAACCAGTGACCCGGAACTACGACCATGTCAAATAGCGGCTATACATCAATCATATTACGCCATCTGTTCGGTAAAAATTGACACGCGTTAATATAAATAGAAGCCGAGCAAATTGAGCAACGATGGAACATTTTTTAGCAACATTGCAAACACAAACTCGCAAAAGTTATTTTCCTCGAGGCGAATTTGTACTGTGTAACAGTTACGGCATGCTGACTACTGCATAATTTGAAGTCTGCCGGACTTTCGAGA comes from the Manduca sexta isolate Smith_Timp_Sample1 chromosome 13, JHU_Msex_v1.0, whole genome shotgun sequence genome and includes:
- the LOC115449442 gene encoding N-alpha-acetyltransferase 80; this encodes MENENENLQVLKLHTNPQYLKACCELINDEWPRSETARMMSLQASCDNLPTSLILVNDKKHILGHCKLTPIPSIPESCFIETVVISKAMRGKKLGTFLMSSVEEYCRSVLNLKMLHLSTKGQENFYAKLGYEICAPVSIYGIRVPSNTNPVIASKVASSTPGSCVGPPPPPPPPMPTNSLISNSIIKSTKTYMFKYL
- the LOC115449417 gene encoding EEF1A lysine methyltransferase 1; this encodes MADDDDDVPTLSAETFAALQEFYAEQQKRQEILTKLEADNKLNENILLEENWQLSQFWYNEATVHSLVKVVDKVVSDGGRVALISCPTLFVPVKRQIGDRATVSLLEYDRRFEIHAPDFIFYDYNTPDRLPSEMHNSYDLVIADPPFLSEECITKTSQTIKLLSKDKIVICTGAVMEEHVKNLLGLKKCDFEPRHRNNLANEFVCYANFDLDEALR